A single genomic interval of Cucumis sativus cultivar 9930 chromosome 5, Cucumber_9930_V3, whole genome shotgun sequence harbors:
- the LOC101221820 gene encoding uncharacterized protein LOC101221820, with translation MAGSSTSIFSPTATATAATATTSSSSTHRPFLYNFPSKITPQFNRPTTRIFVSSSTNTSRAAANSKNAAEEIVFFDGGAHYGDLVANLLLGFTLLWLPLTLAAVSRAFYLRYRFTNLRVTVISGLTGEDRSDFSYNVIKDVQVVPRFIGEWGDVVITLQDGTKVDLRSVPKFREIAKYCLSMADKPAVPKETGPKGF, from the coding sequence ATGGCCGGCTCCTCCACTTCCATCTTCTCACCCACCGCCACCGCCACCGCCGCCACTGCCaccacctcctcctcctcaaCCCACCGACCCTTCTTATACAATTTCCCCTCCAAAATCACTCCACAGTTCAACAGACCCACCACCCGCATCTTCGTCTCCTCCTCCACCAACACTTCTCGCGCCGCCGCCAATTCCAAAAACGCCGCCGAAGAAATCGTTTTCTTCGACGGCGGCGCCCACTACGGCGACCTGGTAGCAAATCTTCTTCTGGGTTTTACTCTGCTTTGGTTGCCCCTAACTCTGGCCGCCGTTTCTAGGGCTTTTTACCTCAGATACAGATTCACCAACCTACGGGTGACGGTGATTTCGGGACTGACGGGTGAGGATAGGAGCGATTTCTCGTATAATGTGATAAAGGACGTTCAGGTGGTGCCACGTTTCATCGGAGAATGGGGTGATGTTGTAATTACTCTCCAAGATGGTACTAAGGTTGATCTTAGGAGCGTTCCCAAGTTCAGAGAGATCGCTAAGTACTGTCTTTCTATGGCGGATAAACCTGCTGTTCCTAAAGAAACTGGCCCTAAAGGATTTTAG
- the LOC101221595 gene encoding homeobox-leucine zipper protein ATHB-13 — MTSNGMAFFPANFMLQPSHEDHDHHHHSNSPPSLNPILPSCTPQDFHGVASFLGKRSMSFSGTEMVEEGNNGEDEFSDDGSQAGEKKRRLNMEQVKTLEKNFELGNKLEPERKMQLARALGLQPRQIAIWFQNRRARWKTKQLEKDYDLLKRQFEAIKSDNEALKSHNQKLQAEIMALKSREPTESINLNKETEGSCSNRSENSSDNIKLDISRTPAIDSPHQQHPTNRPLFPTSSSLRPPALAQLFQTSSRSSDHPPKQIDNHHQIPKEESSSLSNMFCGMDDHSGFWPWLEQQHFN; from the exons ATGACAAGTAATGGGATGGCTTTTTTTCCAGCAAATTTCATGTTACAACCTTCGCATGAAGATCATGATCATCATCACCACTCTAATTCTCCTCCATCTCTCAACCCAATTCTACCTTCTTGCACTCCTCAAGATTTTCAtg GGGTTGCATCTTTTCTAGGAAAACGATCTATGTCATTTTCGGGGACGGAAATGGTTGAAGAAGGGAATAACGGTGAGGATGAATTTTCTGATGATGGGTCACAGGCAGGTGAGAAAAAGAGGAGACTTAATATGGAGCAAGTTAAAACACTTGAGAAGAATTTTGAATTGGGGAATAAGCTTGAACCTGAGAGAAAAATGCAGCTTGCTAGAGCTCTTGGTTTACAGCCAAGACAGATTGCTATTTGGTTTCAAAACAGAAGGGCTCGATGGAAGACTAAACAACTTGAAAAAGACTACGATCTTCTCAAGAGACAATTTGAAGCTATCAAATCAGATAATGAAGCTCTCAAATCCCACAACCAAAAACTTCAAGCAGAG ATAATGGCACTAAAAAGTAGAGAGCCAACAGAATCAATCAACTTGAACAAAGAAACAGAGGGATCATGCAGTAACAGAAGTGAAAACAGCTCTGATAACATAAAATTAGACATATCAAGAACACCAGCCATTGATAGTCCTCATCAACAACATCCAACAAATAGGCCACTTTTTCCCACTTCTTCATCATTAAGGCCTCCAGCATTAGCTCAACTCTTTCAAACCTCATCAAGATCATCAGACCATCCaccaaaacaaattgataatCATCATCAAATCCCTAAAGAAGAAAGCAGCAGTTTGTCCAATATGTTCTGTGGAATGGACGATCACTCGGGTTTTTGGCCTTGGTTGGAGCAACAACATTTCAACTGA